A window from Salvia miltiorrhiza cultivar Shanhuang (shh) chromosome 2, IMPLAD_Smil_shh, whole genome shotgun sequence encodes these proteins:
- the LOC131009809 gene encoding uncharacterized protein LOC131009809 — protein sequence MASKIVKCVMKSVIKSKGNRLEVRCSIEDDYIIVSRTKGSIKIASIEIVGNLLTVQRIVATFLYGAAHGEGRSLDTIRRELGYFKRNANGNQWVGNLQSETLQLKPDEGHPHAVPTKGVVVVGATQWVENYNVPIFSTDMAVVRRIAKRISCRGGGLPSVQSMALAHGKGMIEVDCNLLDTSKAGGEDVQRAVECLAREKGMDVEEGYYTDLSQNQKKFICFFDVVYGDVETGLGGGPCGGSGGGGLELCGTREARGRR from the exons ATGGCTAGCAAGATTGTTAAGTGTGTGATGAAGTCTGTGATTAAGAGTAAGGGAAATCGTTTAGAAGTGAGATGTTCGATAGAGGATGACTACATAATTGTGTCACGAACAAAAGGGAGCATCAAAATAGCATCTATTGAGATAGTAGGGAATTTGCTCACTGTTCAGAGAATTG TTGCTACCTTCTTGTACGGAGCTGCACACGGTGAGGGGAGGTCGCTCGACACAATCAGGAGGGAGCTCGGCTACTTCAAGCGGAATGCAAATGGAAATCAGTGGGTAGGCAACCTCCAATCCGAAACTTTGCAGCTGAAACCCGATGAGGGCCATCCTCATGCTGTTCCGACGAAAGGGGTCGTTGTCGTTGGAGCCACACAGTGGGTCGAAAACTACAACGTCCCAATATTCTCGACTGACATGGCTGTTGTTCGGAGAATAGCAAAGAGAATCAGCTGCAGAGGCGGCGGGCTTCCATCCGTGCAGTCTATGGCTCTTGCTCACGGTAAAGGTATGATCGAGGTGGATTGCAACCTGTTGGATACGAGTAAAGCTGGTGGCGAGGATGTGCAGCGAGCAGTCGAGTGCCTCGCTCGGGAAAAAGGTATGGACGTCGAAGAGGGATACTATACCGATCTTTCTCAGAACCAAAAGAAGTTTATTTGCTTCTTTGACGTCGTCTATGGCGACGTGGAGACGGGTCTCGGCGGCGGTCCGTGCGGCGgcagtggcggcggcggcctcgaGTTGTGTGGGACGAGGGAAGCGCGGGGACGGAGGTga
- the LOC131010697 gene encoding LOW QUALITY PROTEIN: GPN-loop GTPase QQT1 (The sequence of the model RefSeq protein was modified relative to this genomic sequence to represent the inferred CDS: deleted 1 base in 1 codon) produces MVFGQVVIGPPGSGKTTYCNGMSQFLQLVGRKVAVINLDPANDSLPYECAINIEDLVKLEDVMAEHSLGPNGGLVYCMDYLEKNIDWLEAKLKPLLKDHYLLFDFPGQVELFFLHENAKKVIMKLIKKLNLRLTAVHLVDAHLCSDPGKYISALLLSLSTMLHMELPHVNVLSKIDLIESYGKLAFNLDFYTDAHDLSYLQYHLDQDPRSAKYRKLTKELCKVIENFSLVDFTTLDIQDKVSVGNLVKLIDKTNGYIFAGIDASAVEFSKIAVGPVDWDYYRVAAVQEKYMKDDEVFDDEDDPDHKLEQK; encoded by the exons ATGGTGTTCGGTCAAGTGGTTATCGGACCACCGGGCTCCGGCAAGACCACCTACTGCAACGGCATGTCTCAATTTCTCCAGCTCGTCGGCCG GAAGGTTGCGGTGATCAATTTGGATCCAGCTAATGATTCTTTGCC ATATGAATGTGCTATTAATATCGAGGATTTGGTTAAGCTCGAAGATGTCATGGCGGAGCATTCC TTAGGTCCTAATGGAG GTCTTGTTTATTGCATGGATTATTTGGAGAAGAACATCGATTGGCTAGAAGCCAAACTGAAACCCCTTCTCAAAG ATCACTATCTTCTCTTTGATTTCCCTGGCCAGGTGGAACTCTTTTTCCTTCATGAAAATGCTAAAAAGGTTATCATGAAACTCATCAAGAAGTTAAATCTCAGG TTGACTGCTGTTCACTTGGTTGATGCCCATCTTTGTAGCGATCCAGGGAAGTATATTAGCGCACTGCTGCTTTCACTTTCAACCATGCTACACATGGAGCTTCCTCATGTCAATGTTTTGTCTAAGATCGATCTTATCGAAAGTTATGGCAAGCTAG CTTTCAACCTTGACTTCTACACTGATGCCCATGATTTATCATATTTACAGTATCATCTTGATCAAGATCCTCGATCTGCTAAGTATAG AAAACTAACAAAGGAGCTGTGCAAGGTTATAGAAAATTTCAGTCTGGTCGACTTCACCACTCTGGACATTCAG GATAAGGTGAGCGTCGGGAATCTAGTTAAACTGATTGACAAGACCAACGGATACATATTTGCTGGCATTGACGCAAGTGCAGTTGAATTCAGCAAAATTGCAGTTGGTCCGGTTGATTGGGATTATTACAG AGTGGCAGCCGTGCAGGAGAAGTACATGAAGGACGATGAAGTATTTGATGACGAGGATGATCCTGATCATAAGTTGGAGCAGAAGTAG